The Clostridium sp. AWRP genome has a window encoding:
- a CDS encoding amidase domain-containing protein has protein sequence MKSFRQNQYSRANAVKYAIIYALKPNPTYRYFPLTNNNTSGDCANFVSQCLHAGGAPMNYSTRNPWWYKHSSININRDTWSISWTVANSLYWYLKINQASHLPGAKGLEVQNVSLLKPGDLIFFEDNKGFIFHSTIVTSLLHNKPLISHHSFEALNIPYQSSWPAYKMHFLKISI, from the coding sequence ATGAAGTCATTTAGACAAAACCAATATTCCAGGGCTAATGCTGTAAAATACGCCATTATATATGCGCTTAAACCTAACCCTACTTATAGATATTTTCCTCTAACAAATAATAACACTAGTGGTGACTGTGCTAACTTTGTTTCTCAATGTTTACACGCCGGTGGTGCACCTATGAATTATAGCACTAGAAACCCATGGTGGTATAAACATAGTAGCATAAATATAAATAGAGATACTTGGTCTATATCTTGGACAGTAGCAAATTCTCTTTACTGGTACTTGAAAATAAATCAGGCGTCACATTTGCCCGGTGCCAAAGGTTTAGAAGTTCAAAATGTTTCTTTACTTAAGCCAGGCGATCTTATATTTTTTGAAGATAACAAAGGCTTTATTTTCCATTCTACAATAGTTACATCACTCTTACACAATAAACCACTAATATCTCACCATTCTTTTGAGGCTTTGAACATACCATACCAAAGTTCATGGCCAGCATATAAAATGCATTTTTTGAAAATAAGCATTTAA
- a CDS encoding VanZ family protein: MSDICNWILIGYEMLSVLIPFFITYVILQSVFRKDEMRNKKRNLIWNFIFAVYIFGVLHFTGAGTLYNIKMYGLKINPNEVNLIPFSGNTDVVEYVLNIILFIPLGFLIPLIWTSWNKWKSVIIGSSFSILIELSQLFNTRRTDIDDFILNTLGAIVGYCLYKMINRVKKKDIQTSYLEIEPFIFICAMFLGRFFIFNEFGLAKILYKF; encoded by the coding sequence ATGAGTGATATATGTAATTGGATTTTGATTGGATATGAAATGCTTTCTGTTTTAATTCCGTTTTTTATCACATATGTGATTCTACAGTCAGTATTTAGAAAAGATGAAATGAGAAATAAAAAAAGAAATTTAATTTGGAATTTTATTTTTGCAGTTTATATTTTTGGAGTTCTACATTTTACGGGTGCTGGAACATTATATAATATTAAAATGTATGGATTGAAAATAAACCCAAATGAAGTTAACCTAATACCTTTTTCTGGAAATACAGATGTAGTAGAATATGTTTTAAATATTATATTGTTTATTCCTCTTGGATTTTTAATTCCACTAATTTGGACAAGTTGGAACAAATGGAAGTCAGTAATTATTGGAAGTTCTTTTTCTATACTAATAGAATTAAGTCAACTTTTCAATACTCGACGTACAGATATTGATGATTTCATACTGAATACTTTGGGAGCAATAGTAGGTTATTGTTTGTATAAGATGATTAATAGAGTGAAAAAGAAAGATATACAGACAAGTTATTTGGAGATAGAACCTTTTATATTTATTTGTGCTATGTTTTTAGGACGTTTCTTTATATTTAATGAATTTGGTTTGGCTAAAATTCTTTATAAATTTTAA
- a CDS encoding DUF4829 domain-containing protein, with protein sequence MKKIVLVILSLFIILTGCSTTKTQQTSSQKQASDSQRLLQPKQVVENYFKYLNEKNKKALFTTITEWQKAPNVEWGFDVREYIKLISVKEETNPAFKDGYISNGRGSINGVKKENVKVYKIEYNVKYKKGAVAAEESGTQQKWCTLIRKDKNSPWLIDEIGE encoded by the coding sequence ATGAAAAAGATAGTATTGGTAATCTTATCTTTGTTTATTATACTTACTGGCTGCTCTACAACAAAAACACAACAGACTAGTTCGCAAAAACAAGCGTCAGATTCACAGAGGTTATTGCAACCTAAGCAAGTAGTGGAAAATTATTTTAAGTATCTTAATGAGAAGAATAAAAAGGCTTTGTTTACAACAATAACTGAATGGCAGAAGGCGCCAAATGTGGAATGGGGATTTGATGTTCGCGAATATATTAAGCTTATTTCTGTTAAAGAAGAAACGAATCCTGCCTTTAAAGATGGTTATATATCTAATGGTAGAGGAAGTATTAATGGTGTCAAGAAAGAAAATGTAAAAGTATATAAAATCGAATATAATGTGAAATATAAAAAAGGAGCAGTTGCAGCTGAAGAAAGTGGAACTCAGCAAAAATGGTGTACACTTATTAGGAAAGATAAGAATTCACCATGGTTAATTGATGAAATTGGAGAATGA
- a CDS encoding helix-turn-helix domain-containing protein codes for MYQFNSKNELFKFLSGNIINTNEAKQILGCTRQNIDDLVKRGKLVPIKVFPRDRLFLKEDVLNRVDK; via the coding sequence ATGTATCAATTTAATTCTAAAAATGAACTATTTAAATTTCTCTCTGGTAACATAATAAATACCAACGAAGCAAAGCAGATTTTAGGTTGCACAAGACAAAATATTGATGATCTAGTAAAACGTGGTAAGTTAGTTCCTATTAAAGTTTTTCCACGTGATAGATTATTCCTTAAAGAAGATGTATTAAACAGGGTGGATAAATAA
- a CDS encoding CatB-related O-acetyltransferase, whose protein sequence is MTIPNTDKVYPRSNDYQTIYLKNVITRDNIKVGDYTIYNDYYNDPRNFEKNNVLYQYPVNNDKLIIGKFCSIACKTKFLMTSGNHTMKSLSTYTFPIFYEEWDLDVRHITDAWDNKGDIVIGNDVWIGYDAIIMSGVKIGDGAIIGTRAIVTNDVPPYTIVGGIPAKFIKKRFSDDIIFKLLKIKWWDWSYEKIQANIKHIQSGNIDKLL, encoded by the coding sequence ATGACTATTCCAAATACAGATAAAGTATATCCAAGAAGTAACGATTACCAAACAATATATCTTAAAAATGTAATTACAAGAGATAATATAAAAGTTGGAGATTATACAATATATAATGATTATTATAATGATCCAAGGAATTTTGAAAAAAATAATGTATTATATCAGTATCCTGTAAACAATGATAAATTAATAATAGGGAAGTTTTGTTCAATTGCATGTAAAACAAAGTTTCTCATGACAAGTGGAAATCACACAATGAAATCACTATCTACTTATACATTTCCAATATTTTATGAGGAATGGGATTTAGACGTCAGACATATAACAGATGCTTGGGATAATAAGGGAGATATTGTAATTGGAAATGATGTATGGATAGGCTATGACGCTATAATTATGTCAGGTGTAAAAATTGGTGATGGTGCAATTATTGGAACCAGAGCAATAGTTACTAATGATGTTCCACCTTATACTATTGTTGGAGGCATACCTGCAAAATTTATAAAGAAAAGGTTTAGTGATGATATAATTTTTAAATTATTGAAAATTAAATGGTGGGATTGGTCATATGAAAAAATCCAAGCAAATATTAAACACATTCAATCAGGAAATATTGATAAATTACTTTAA
- a CDS encoding GNAT family N-acetyltransferase, with amino-acid sequence MKKCDLEEALKLWRISFNAGFSTNFDTKEILIKYLNRNPKLSSVACTKDEKIVGALICGHDGRRGSIYHTAVYNEYRNKGIGRRMEQRSLAELKKVGITTGFLFININNPGSEEFWNSIGWTVIPDIKYLYKEF; translated from the coding sequence ATGAAAAAGTGTGATTTAGAAGAAGCACTTAAATTATGGAGAATATCTTTTAATGCAGGGTTTTCAACAAACTTTGATACTAAAGAAATTCTAATAAAATACTTAAATAGAAATCCTAAATTAAGTTCTGTAGCATGTACGAAAGATGAGAAAATAGTTGGTGCTTTAATATGTGGACATGATGGTAGAAGAGGATCCATTTATCATACAGCAGTTTATAATGAATATAGAAATAAAGGTATTGGAAGAAGGATGGAACAACGTTCCTTAGCAGAACTAAAAAAAGTTGGCATTACTACAGGATTTCTATTTATTAACATTAATAATCCTGGTTCAGAAGAATTTTGGAATTCTATTGGGTGGACTGTTATTCCAGATATAAAATACTTATATAAAGAGTTTTAG
- a CDS encoding alpha/beta-type small acid-soluble spore protein yields MSYSNKPVVPQSKAALNQFKMESAKEVGVNLKNGYNGDLTSREAGSIGGNMVKKMIQAYEQNLK; encoded by the coding sequence ATGTCATATAGTAACAAACCAGTAGTTCCACAATCTAAAGCAGCATTAAATCAATTTAAAATGGAATCAGCTAAAGAAGTTGGAGTAAACTTAAAAAATGGATATAATGGAGATCTAACTTCTAGAGAAGCTGGATCTATAGGTGGAAACATGGTTAAGAAAATGATTCAAGCATATGAGCAAAATTTAAAATAA
- a CDS encoding MBL fold metallo-hydrolase, translating into MDNWFTIDHIDKDTHIISEYRHWEETHAYLLNGTERSLLIDTGLGICNIYDEVIKLTDKPVTAVATHIHWDHVGGHKFFPDFYAHKDELNWLNGEFPLTLEQIKDMVVDRCDLPEGYNVDNYKFFQGTPTMVLKDNDIIDIGGRSIQVLHTPGHSPGHMCFFEKERGYLFTGDLVYKDTLFAYYPSTDPKAYLKSIERVATLPVKKVFPAHHSLDIHPEILIRMRDAFRQLESEGKLHHGSGTFKYKDFAIWI; encoded by the coding sequence ATGGACAATTGGTTTACAATAGATCATATTGATAAGGATACACATATCATCAGCGAATACCGACATTGGGAGGAAACGCATGCCTATCTTTTAAATGGTACTGAAAGGAGCCTATTGATTGATACTGGCCTTGGCATTTGCAATATTTATGATGAAGTTATAAAGCTGACTGACAAGCCAGTAACTGCTGTGGCAACTCATATTCATTGGGATCATGTTGGCGGGCATAAGTTTTTTCCTGACTTTTATGCCCATAAGGATGAATTAAACTGGCTGAATGGAGAATTTCCTCTGACTTTAGAGCAAATAAAGGACATGGTAGTAGATCGTTGCGATTTGCCAGAAGGTTATAATGTGGACAATTACAAATTCTTTCAGGGTACGCCTACAATGGTTCTAAAAGATAATGATATCATTGATATAGGAGGACGTTCTATTCAAGTGTTGCATACGCCTGGCCATTCACCGGGACACATGTGTTTTTTTGAAAAGGAACGTGGTTATCTTTTCACAGGTGATTTAGTTTATAAAGATACTTTATTTGCTTATTATCCTTCTACTGACCCAAAAGCCTATTTGAAATCAATTGAGAGGGTTGCAACACTTCCAGTAAAAAAGGTTTTTCCAGCGCATCATAGTTTGGATATACATCCAGAAATACTCATTAGAATGCGTGATGCTTTTAGACAGCTGGAATCGGAAGGTAAATTGCATCATGGCAGTGGTACTTTTAAATACAAAGATTTTGCTATCTGGATATAA
- a CDS encoding IS110 family transposase — MYIVGVDIGKNNHEATGHYWLSLYLFLLTKGYEINVINYIQSDSFRNLYIRKTKNDTKDSFIIAEVIRFGKFTNTKLCDDKLLALRQLCRYKLSLTTEISELKCRIITVLDQIFPEYDKLFSDIWGASSKAVLEKCQTPEGILELDINDLTELLKTKSKGKLGFNKAEEIQNAAKNTFGIKIAKKAFKFQIKQLISQVLFLEKQMKFLDSEIEFYYSQFDCHLTTIPGIDPTVKQSGQFLSNKNKISKRGSPYLRRALFLSASTCVLHDSPLNEYYNKK, encoded by the coding sequence ATGTATATTGTTGGTGTTGATATTGGTAAAAATAATCATGAAGCTACGGGGCATTATTGGCTCTCATTATATTTATTTTTGCTAACAAAGGGATATGAGATAAACGTTATTAATTATATTCAATCTGATAGTTTTAGAAATTTGTATATTCGTAAAACTAAAAACGATACCAAAGATTCTTTTATAATTGCCGAAGTTATTAGATTTGGTAAATTTACTAATACAAAACTTTGTGATGATAAACTTCTTGCTCTAAGACAACTTTGCAGATATAAACTTTCTTTAACTACTGAAATTTCTGAACTTAAATGCAGAATAATTACAGTACTTGACCAAATTTTTCCTGAATATGATAAATTATTTTCTGATATTTGGGGTGCAAGTTCTAAAGCTGTTCTCGAAAAATGCCAAACTCCAGAAGGAATATTAGAATTGGATATAAATGATTTAACTGAACTATTGAAAACAAAAAGTAAGGGAAAACTTGGTTTTAATAAGGCTGAGGAGATTCAAAATGCAGCTAAAAATACTTTTGGCATTAAGATAGCTAAAAAAGCTTTTAAGTTTCAAATAAAACAACTTATTAGTCAAGTACTATTCCTTGAAAAACAAATGAAATTTCTAGATTCAGAAATTGAGTTTTATTATAGTCAATTTGACTGCCATCTAACAACTATTCCTGGAATTGATCCAACCGTTAAGCAATCAGGACAATTTCTATCTAATAAAAATAAAATATCCAAAAGAGGATCACCGTATCTTAGACGTGCCTTATTTTTATCTGCTTCAACGTGTGTCTTACACGATAGTCCTCTTAATGAATATTATAATAAAAAGTGA
- a CDS encoding prephenate dehydratase domain-containing protein yields the protein MNKIATLGPVGTFSELATKKYIQKTNKNLEITFYPTITKVFNTIGEECKLGIIPIENTLDGYVQLVLDLLAQTDLQIIHELVIPIQFSFAANALKISDIEKVYAQFKTQGQCYNFLEQFNSIKVITTESNGESFEKLKEGITGESAIIPQYILNNENKFSFIIENITDSQDNETRFIILSKNPESYDVNKQYKTSIVIMDAINNKPGVLSKILNEFSSRNINLTSIISRPTKKALGKYYFFIDLEGHYAIDKNISEAIEVISKNNIVKILGSFPLV from the coding sequence ATGAATAAGATAGCCACACTTGGTCCAGTAGGTACTTTTAGTGAACTTGCAACAAAGAAATATATTCAAAAAACTAATAAAAATTTAGAAATAACATTCTATCCAACTATAACAAAAGTTTTCAATACAATTGGTGAAGAATGCAAATTAGGAATTATACCCATCGAAAATACTCTTGATGGATATGTACAACTTGTACTTGATTTACTTGCACAAACAGATTTACAGATAATACACGAACTTGTTATCCCGATTCAGTTTTCATTTGCAGCAAATGCTTTAAAGATTTCAGATATTGAAAAGGTATATGCCCAATTTAAAACTCAGGGTCAATGTTATAATTTTTTAGAACAATTTAACAGTATTAAAGTTATAACTACTGAAAGTAATGGGGAATCGTTTGAAAAATTGAAAGAGGGTATTACTGGAGAATCAGCAATAATTCCTCAATACATATTGAATAACGAAAATAAATTTTCTTTTATTATAGAAAATATAACTGATTCGCAGGATAATGAAACAAGATTTATTATACTTTCAAAAAATCCTGAAAGCTATGATGTAAATAAACAGTATAAAACTTCAATAGTTATTATGGATGCTATAAATAATAAACCGGGAGTGCTATCAAAAATTTTAAATGAGTTTTCTTCAAGGAATATTAATTTAACTTCAATAATATCACGCCCAACTAAAAAAGCACTTGGTAAGTACTACTTTTTTATTGATTTAGAAGGTCATTATGCTATAGACAAAAACATAAGTGAGGCAATTGAAGTAATTAGTAAGAATAATATAGTTAAAATTTTAGGTTCTTTCCCATTAGTTTAG
- a CDS encoding WecB/TagA/CpsF family glycosyltransferase has protein sequence MRISNPDILIVALGSPLADKWIYRHKNHINTKVVFGVGGSLDVITGKVKRTPEILKKLNLEWLYRRTTQPSRKERQKKLKIFAYRVFIEAFHKNTI, from the coding sequence ATCAGGATTTCAAACCCCGATATTCTTATAGTTGCATTAGGGTCACCACTTGCTGATAAATGGATTTATAGACATAAAAATCATATTAATACTAAAGTTGTTTTTGGTGTAGGAGGAAGTCTTGATGTAATCACTGGAAAAGTGAAGCGTACACCAGAAATTTTAAAAAAGTTAAATTTGGAATGGTTATATAGAAGAACAACTCAACCTTCAAGAAAGGAAAGGCAAAAAAAACTAAAAATTTTCGCATATAGAGTTTTTATTGAAGCATTTCATAAGAATACAATCTAA
- a CDS encoding GNAT family N-acetyltransferase, protein MEIIEGEYIFTDDATRIKLGEVCSLLRQSHWAKNRPAEVIAKTIETSLCFAIYHNDIQIGFARVISDYAVYSLILDVIIDEKYRGNGLGKKLIEFINNYPSIKDTSKVLWTKYAERLYLKCGFKEEDFYKFMFNRP, encoded by the coding sequence ATGGAAATAATTGAAGGTGAATACATATTTACAGACGATGCTACTCGGATTAAATTAGGTGAGGTTTGCAGCCTGTTAAGGCAATCTCATTGGGCTAAAAATCGACCTGCTGAAGTCATTGCTAAAACAATTGAAACTTCACTTTGTTTTGCAATTTATCACAATGATATACAAATTGGGTTTGCAAGAGTTATAAGTGATTATGCTGTCTACAGTCTAATATTAGATGTAATTATTGATGAAAAATATAGGGGTAATGGCTTAGGAAAAAAACTAATTGAATTTATAAACAACTATCCAAGTATAAAAGATACAAGTAAAGTTCTTTGGACAAAATATGCTGAAAGATTATATTTGAAATGCGGATTTAAAGAAGAAGATTTTTATAAATTTATGTTTAATAGACCTTAA
- a CDS encoding DUF3139 domain-containing protein has translation MKKKIKVTILIILTFLCLIQIIIVTSNKIDIHSKAEKYLITTKGYTTKDIKHIKVEHTYMGKILGSGEYSLSVIFTDEPKATYWYDYKNIHQTGISGMPFDGRVYKHAEDESLKYLYDK, from the coding sequence ATGAAAAAAAAGATTAAAGTCACTATTCTTATAATACTAACATTCCTTTGTCTCATTCAAATTATTATAGTTACTAGCAATAAAATAGATATTCATTCAAAAGCTGAGAAGTATTTAATAACTACTAAAGGCTATACTACTAAAGATATTAAACATATAAAAGTAGAGCATACTTACATGGGTAAAATATTAGGCTCTGGTGAGTATAGTCTAAGTGTAATTTTTACTGATGAACCAAAGGCAACATATTGGTATGATTATAAAAATATACATCAAACTGGTATATCAGGTATGCCTTTTGATGGAAGAGTTTATAAACATGCTGAAGATGAAAGCCTAAAATATCTATATGATAAATAG
- a CDS encoding aspartyl-phosphate phosphatase Spo0E family protein, translated as MNTLLEKVRNRLYAMLDSGEFTDEEILSVSQELDKLILSYYKPNLLNFSENHKKNKT; from the coding sequence ATGAACACATTGTTAGAAAAAGTAAGAAATAGGCTGTATGCTATGTTAGATTCAGGTGAATTTACTGATGAAGAAATATTATCTGTAAGCCAAGAACTGGACAAGCTAATTCTCTCTTATTATAAACCTAATCTATTAAACTTTTCTGAAAACCACAAAAAAAACAAAACTTAA
- a CDS encoding cyclic lactone autoinducer peptide, with protein MKNLKESLLKKSMKVVGYLSLFLAGIVIVTTCFMGFHQPKCPDELLK; from the coding sequence ATGAAAAATTTAAAAGAGAGTCTCTTAAAGAAAAGCATGAAAGTTGTAGGTTACTTATCTTTGTTTTTAGCTGGAATAGTTATAGTTACAACCTGTTTTATGGGCTTTCATCAGCCAAAATGCCCCGATGAACTCCTTAAATAG
- a CDS encoding tyrosine-type recombinase/integrase, with translation MFLSEQGNLINAGNLDKTWAKFLRFLNIPHKKFHALRHTYATKQFENNIPLKTISMLLGHSSIEITSNIYTHVLKREKEKSADILADIKTMV, from the coding sequence ATATTTCTAAGTGAACAAGGTAACTTAATTAATGCTGGAAATTTGGACAAGACATGGGCAAAATTTTTAAGATTCTTAAATATTCCTCACAAAAAATTTCATGCTTTAAGGCATACATATGCTACTAAGCAATTTGAAAACAATATACCTTTAAAAACTATTTCTATGCTCTTAGGTCACAGCAGTATTGAAATAACTTCCAATATTTATACTCATGTTTTAAAAAGAGAAAAAGAGAAATCAGCAGACATTTTAGCTGATATTAAAACTATGGTGTAA
- a CDS encoding ISNCY family transposase, with product MNENAKYNIIKKLVESNGNKQRAAVQINCTVRHINRMIKGYKEQGKAFFIHGNRGKKPVHALDNSTKQTIVDLYRTKYEGTNLTHFSELLKEFEGIKVSSNTIRSILLQEFILSPKAKRSSKKALYTKLKDMQKSTKSKKQASVIQSSILAIEDAHPRRPRCAYFGEMLQMDASLHPWFGGEKSQLHIAVDDATGAIVGAYFDVQETLNGYYHVLEQILKTYGIPYMFYTDRRTVFEYKQKKSPSIEEDTFTQFGYACKQLGIEIKTSSIPQAKGRVERMFQTLQSRLPIELRLAGISTIEQANEFLNSYIKKFNARFALPVDNIKSVFETQPDIEKINLILGVLASRKVDNGSCVKYNKGYYLPVDANGHPVYYHKGTCGIVIKAFNNDLYFCANEKVYALELLPDHVPSSKNFDLAKTSKTPKKHYIPPMSHPWKQASFEHYCNKQAHRQKENIA from the coding sequence ATGAATGAGAATGCAAAATATAACATAATCAAGAAATTAGTAGAGAGCAATGGTAACAAGCAAAGAGCTGCTGTACAGATTAACTGTACTGTTAGGCACATTAACAGAATGATTAAAGGGTATAAAGAGCAGGGAAAAGCCTTTTTTATACATGGAAATCGTGGTAAAAAACCTGTCCATGCTTTAGATAATTCTACAAAACAGACTATTGTTGACTTATATCGAACAAAATATGAAGGCACCAATTTAACTCATTTTTCAGAACTCTTAAAAGAATTTGAAGGAATCAAAGTTTCATCAAACACTATACGTTCCATCCTTTTGCAGGAATTCATCCTGTCTCCTAAGGCAAAACGTTCTTCTAAGAAGGCTCTATACACTAAACTTAAAGATATGCAAAAATCTACAAAGTCAAAAAAGCAGGCTAGTGTTATTCAAAGTTCTATTCTTGCTATCGAAGATGCTCATCCTAGGCGTCCGAGATGTGCCTACTTTGGAGAAATGCTTCAGATGGATGCTTCTCTTCATCCTTGGTTTGGTGGAGAAAAAAGTCAGCTTCATATAGCTGTAGATGATGCCACAGGTGCTATTGTAGGTGCTTATTTCGATGTTCAAGAAACGCTAAATGGATATTACCATGTACTTGAGCAAATATTGAAAACCTATGGTATTCCTTATATGTTTTACACCGATAGGCGTACAGTTTTTGAGTATAAACAAAAGAAATCCCCTTCTATCGAAGAGGACACTTTTACCCAATTCGGTTATGCCTGCAAGCAGTTAGGAATTGAGATTAAAACCAGCAGCATTCCACAAGCCAAGGGGCGTGTGGAACGAATGTTTCAAACACTGCAATCACGACTTCCTATCGAATTGCGTTTAGCTGGTATAAGCACGATTGAGCAGGCAAATGAATTTTTAAATTCCTACATAAAAAAATTCAATGCTCGATTTGCTTTACCTGTTGATAATATCAAATCTGTATTCGAAACGCAACCTGATATTGAGAAAATCAATTTAATTCTTGGTGTACTTGCTAGTAGGAAAGTAGACAATGGGAGTTGTGTAAAATACAATAAAGGATATTATCTTCCAGTAGATGCTAATGGTCACCCAGTATATTACCATAAAGGTACCTGCGGTATAGTAATAAAGGCATTTAACAATGATCTATATTTTTGTGCAAACGAAAAAGTTTATGCACTTGAATTGCTTCCGGATCATGTTCCTTCATCAAAAAATTTTGATCTTGCGAAGACCTCAAAAACTCCAAAGAAACACTATATACCGCCGATGAGTCACCCATGGAAGCAGGCTTCATTTGAACATTATTGCAATAAGCAGGCTCATAGACAAAAAGAAAACATAGCTTAA
- a CDS encoding metal ABC transporter ATP-binding protein codes for MIEIKDLTFSYTGKCPYLINKINLTIEDGNYVSILGENGSAKTTLVKLILGLLSPLSGSIHIAAERIGYVPQIVDNFNSEFPITVSELMRCHSKVLKIKNKKSANICLGSVGMSDFKNKLIGNLSGGQRQKIFIARALIGYPKLLIFDEPSTGIDVPSQKEIYSIIKHLNRHQSITVLAVEHNLKAALENSTHICTMKGGNLKMYTVEEYKQVHNLSDFN; via the coding sequence ATGATAGAAATTAAAGATCTGACATTTTCCTACACAGGTAAATGTCCTTATTTAATAAATAAAATAAACTTAACTATTGAAGACGGAAACTATGTTTCAATTTTAGGTGAAAACGGCAGCGCTAAAACCACCCTTGTAAAATTGATTTTAGGACTGTTAAGTCCTTTAAGCGGCAGTATACACATAGCAGCTGAAAGAATTGGATATGTACCTCAAATAGTAGATAATTTTAATTCTGAATTTCCAATTACAGTTTCAGAGCTAATGAGATGTCATAGTAAAGTTTTAAAAATTAAAAATAAAAAATCTGCAAATATATGTCTTGGTTCTGTTGGAATGAGTGATTTTAAAAATAAACTGATAGGAAATCTTTCTGGAGGCCAGCGTCAAAAAATATTCATAGCAAGAGCTCTCATTGGCTACCCTAAACTCCTAATATTTGATGAACCTTCTACTGGAATAGACGTTCCAAGTCAAAAAGAAATATACAGTATAATAAAACACTTAAATAGACACCAATCCATAACGGTATTAGCTGTAGAACACAACTTAAAAGCTGCTCTAGAAAATTCCACTCACATTTGTACCATGAAGGGTGGCAATTTAAAAATGTATACTGTTGAAGAATATAAACAAGTACATAATCTATCTGATTTTAATTAA
- a CDS encoding metal ABC transporter permease: MLQYGFMQNAIIAGIFISILCPAVGIFLVLKRYSMIGDTLSHSSLAGVAIGLVFGFNPILTAFIFTSIAGLVIEFLRDYYKKYAELILVIVLTLSVGIAIVLISTGKANADVNSFLFGSILTVSENDIYTVVILSIISVITLTLLHNELLYITFDENGAKVCKIKVKLINYIFALLVGATISVSIRILGILVISSMIAMPVAAALQLHKGFKITFLFSIIFGFLDIMIGLFLSYYINSAPGGTIAITSVVLLLVVIIGKKLFNK, from the coding sequence ATGTTACAATACGGTTTTATGCAAAATGCAATTATTGCAGGTATATTTATATCTATACTTTGTCCTGCTGTAGGCATATTTTTAGTCTTAAAAAGATATTCTATGATTGGAGATACCCTATCTCATTCATCCCTTGCCGGAGTTGCAATAGGTTTAGTTTTTGGATTCAATCCAATACTAACTGCTTTTATATTTACTTCCATTGCAGGACTCGTAATAGAGTTTTTACGAGATTATTATAAGAAATACGCTGAATTAATACTTGTTATAGTCCTTACATTATCCGTTGGTATTGCCATTGTACTTATAAGTACTGGAAAAGCCAATGCAGATGTAAACTCCTTTCTTTTTGGAAGTATACTTACTGTATCTGAAAATGACATTTACACAGTAGTTATATTGAGCATAATTTCTGTTATAACTTTAACTCTTTTACATAACGAATTATTGTATATAACTTTTGATGAAAACGGAGCAAAAGTGTGCAAAATAAAAGTAAAGCTTATAAATTACATATTTGCCCTTTTAGTAGGTGCTACAATCTCTGTTTCTATACGAATTCTTGGCATTCTTGTAATTTCATCCATGATAGCTATGCCCGTAGCTGCAGCCCTTCAACTTCACAAAGGATTTAAAATTACATTTTTATTTTCAATAATATTTGGATTTCTAGATATTATGATTGGATTATTCTTGTCCTATTATATAAACAGTGCCCCTGGTGGTACTATAGCAATTACTTCAGTTGTATTGCTTTTAGTGGTTATTATAGGTAAAAAGTTATTCAATAAATAG